The region ATCAGCGAATCGGGACTCAGCGAAGAATGTTGTAACAACACACTCTGCACGCCACGAGCCGGTGGCGGAGAAGGAATAATCGAAATGATTTCTGGGAGTTCACCGCCTTCGGGATTCGTAATCGATGTTTCGCCCACTTGAATGTTTGCGTAAATACCCGCCACAGAATAGTCCGCGATGTTCTGTGTAATGATGACCCCATTCGCCACTTCGTTTGGATAAGCTTCGTGGACAGCCACCGCCATCTGTACCGACATGTGGTCGATATTCCAAAGAGTCCGTTCCTCGAACACCTTAAAACTCCACACCGAAGCCCACTCCTTGCGAATTTCATCAGAGGGCAAATCCTTTTCACGAGCCGTCGCTTTGACGGACTTGTAAAGCCCAGCACCGTTGAAGTCTTCCAAATCCTCGGAATTCGTGCTCGAACGCAGACGGACACCTGCTTCGCCGTAGAGCGTTCGAACTTTCGCATCTAAAGCATCACCAAAAGATTTTTCAACGGGAATATGCTTGAACATGTAGCGAATGTTGTCGAGCATTGCTTCGCGGAGGCGCGTATCCGTTTTAAAGTCTTCACGAGCGATAACATTTGTAATGTAGCCACGTAGAGAAACTCGCGGAGCCACAGCAGGCTCAGCTTCCCTAGATACAGCACTCTGCGCTTGCCGAAGTGTGCTTATGCATGCATTCTTCACTTGTGTACAAATTTCAGACGCGCGGCCTTCTTTTCCGCAATCTTCAAAAGAGCGTCCGCACAATTCTTCAGTCACCTGCGCGTAATCCATAAAGTTACTGTAATGATAGAACGGGACCGCAAAACCATCCGGAGAATTTTCAGGCAACAGCTTATGGAGTTCCGCAAGATTTGCCGCTTTTACGCCCACCGATTTTGACGACTTAAAATCGAGATTTGCAAAATCGATGAATCCCGAATCAGACAAATCATACGTCAATTTTATCGGGTTTCGCACATTCTTATTCCAGAATGCTTGAGCTTCTTCAAGCGTAGCCTCGCCCACCGTGTAGGAGTTCGCCTTGACATCGAGTTTTACTAATTTTCCGCAAAGCGCAAGCAAACTATCGGGGAGTTCATTTCCGTTAAAAGAGACATTCGGAGTCTTGCGGGCCTTCGCCGCCAAGTTCACATGCGAAAGCGGTGTTTGAGCATCTTTAGTGATTGTAGCCGCAACCAGCGGAATTTCGGCCGGGAGCGTTTCGAGAA is a window of Fibrobacter succinogenes DNA encoding:
- a CDS encoding PEP/pyruvate-binding domain-containing protein — protein: MHLRRFSYVQFLLASLMAALLACSDDNPALVLPCDEQSGECGDAISSSSRQSGPDPESSSDSHPIFIQNDDQYTGFYKEDGYDAFRKLSYTSKTEMGASYLVKILISDFGTDSAEVHFMNSKKFFYHYDFAEMVLGETRSLAVFNQETYFSAEKNTVAGTLAYYASVDSMIALTFFPTDYITPVQVAAVYKLVQERLLFLNSKGAKNRLFYMPAGSTAERAAAEYANEFKKADILVFTHAELFGDIPYQIMNTGTAYGTLRKLTAAELDTAIVSSHDILILETLPAEIPLVAATITKDAQTPLSHVNLAAKARKTPNVSFNGNELPDSLLALCGKLVKLDVKANSYTVGEATLEEAQAFWNKNVRNPIKLTYDLSDSGFIDFANLDFKSSKSVGVKAANLAELHKLLPENSPDGFAVPFYHYSNFMDYAQVTEELCGRSFEDCGKEGRASEICTQVKNACISTLRQAQSAVSREAEPAVAPRVSLRGYITNVIAREDFKTDTRLREAMLDNIRYMFKHIPVEKSFGDALDAKVRTLYGEAGVRLRSSTNSEDLEDFNGAGLYKSVKATAREKDLPSDEIRKEWASVWSFKVFEERTLWNIDHMSVQMAVAVHEAYPNEVANGVIITQNIADYSVAGIYANIQVGETSITNPEGGELPEIISIIPSPPPARGVQSVLLQHSSLSPDSLILTDGEIYRLYQFVQRIQNRFAELYNVYSDALALDIEFKVMGEERKLIFKQVRPYIL